DNA sequence from the Amycolatopsis sp. Hca4 genome:
GCCTGCTCGATCTCCGGGTCGCCCACCAGACCGTGTTCGCGGGCCAGGTCCACGTCGCCCGCCAAGCGGGTTCGGAGTTCCTCGCGGCGGGCCACCAAGCCGTCGAGGACCGCTCTCTGGCGGCGGCCGTCCTCCACCGCCGGGGCCACCGCGTGCTCGTGGCTGTCGATGTGGCGCTCCACCCACTCCGCGTCGCCGTCCACTTCGGCCGAGCGGAGCTGCTTCAGCGCTCCGCGCAGCCTCTGCGCCCGGGCCGGCAGCATCGCGACGCCCGTGAAGCGCGTCGCCACCCTCAGCTGGTACGCCTCGATCTCCGCCAGCTCCGCCACCGCCTGGGTGAGCACCTCCAGGCGGCCCGCGAGGTCGTCCGGGGCCGGGCGGGCCTGGCCCGTGCTCGCGCGGACCGCCGCCACCCCGGGCGACGACTCCTCGCGGAAGCCGAGCAGCAGCCGCAGGCCCAGCTCGGCCGCGCGGCCGGCCAGCGGGGCCAGCACCTCGCCGACCAGGCGGTCGGGCTCGGCCGAGTCGTCGATCGCGTCCACCACCAGCGTGCGGCCCGCGACGCCGTTGGTGAGCCGGTCGGCGATGCGGTGGCGGACGGCGTCGGCCGTGCGGCCGGTCGCGTCGACCGCCAGGTCCACGCTGCCCGGCGGCGGCATCGCGCCGAACGACGGCGGCAGGCCGGGCACACCGAGGGAACGTTCCCGGTCGGCGAGCACGATGCCGAACCGCAGGGCCGCCGCGACCGGCGAGCCTGCCTCGCCGGTGTCGACCACCCAGACCGTGCCCGGCTCGGCCTTCGCGAACCAGTCGGCGACGCGCTGCACGAAGGAGACGTCGACCGCCTCGCCGACCGGGCGCGAGAAACTCGCGTCGACGGCCGGGCTGCCGGACGTCCAGATGCTCAGCTGGGGCAGGTGCCCGAGCATGGTCTCGACCGGCACCATCCAGGTGCCGGTGTCCTTGCCCACGACCATCCCGACGACGTGACCGGTCGCCTCGTCGAGCACCGCCGTGCCGCCGAAACC
Encoded proteins:
- a CDS encoding serine protease; translated protein: MGFERERRRWRVRLHDELGRVCGAGTVLDEYHVLTSAHVVETAGGPRAALSVDFVGLAEAMPGAATVVEGCWVPSDGGGHGDLALLRLERPESRVFRAPLHRMPLGEHQLVRAFGFPPGSVGRWTHARLGGPEQTGGEWVRLFRTAEAEPLGPGFGGTAVLDEATGHVVGMVVGKDTGTWMVPVETMLGHLPQLSIWTSGSPAVDASFSRPVGEAVDVSFVQRVADWFAKAEPGTVWVVDTGEAGSPVAAALRFGIVLADRERSLGVPGLPPSFGAMPPPGSVDLAVDATGRTADAVRHRIADRLTNGVAGRTLVVDAIDDSAEPDRLVGEVLAPLAGRAAELGLRLLLGFREESSPGVAAVRASTGQARPAPDDLAGRLEVLTQAVAELAEIEAYQLRVATRFTGVAMLPARAQRLRGALKQLRSAEVDGDAEWVERHIDSHEHAVAPAVEDGRRQRAVLDGLVARREELRTRLAGDVDLAREHGLVGDPEIEQAYIPAKRLLIDGPCELTAAATAVDTYAAAVRARIEDRG